In Arthrobacter ramosus, one DNA window encodes the following:
- a CDS encoding GlxA family transcriptional regulator, producing MTQRVGFIVFDGVTMLDVSGPGEVLHQALRAGLPYTSVLVSPRGGSVTASSGLVMAGTTAAADAGPLDTVVVVGADRLTEPDLDDELLATVCTLAERAGRVASVCTGAFVLAELGLLDGRRATTHWRHTETLARRYPRVHVQPDVIHVRDGRYITSAGITAGIDLALSLVEEDHGAESARDIARELVVFMQRPGGQSQFSTALAMPPARSSLLRSLTAAVHADPTAEHTLPAMSAAAAVSARHLTRLFQAELGTTPARWVERVRLDRARQLVLDGHSITAAAERSGFGSDETLRRAFGRYLGITPTEYRTRFATTKPAMRVPGSFERGTRCD from the coding sequence ATGACTCAGCGGGTGGGCTTTATCGTCTTCGACGGCGTGACGATGCTCGACGTCAGCGGTCCCGGCGAGGTGCTGCACCAGGCACTCCGCGCCGGCCTCCCGTACACGTCGGTCCTGGTCTCCCCCCGCGGCGGCAGTGTCACGGCATCCTCCGGGCTGGTGATGGCGGGCACCACTGCGGCGGCCGACGCCGGGCCCCTCGACACGGTTGTCGTCGTCGGCGCCGACCGGCTCACCGAACCGGACCTCGACGACGAGCTGCTGGCCACCGTCTGCACGCTCGCTGAGCGGGCGGGACGGGTTGCTTCAGTGTGCACCGGTGCATTCGTGCTTGCCGAGCTCGGCCTGCTCGACGGCCGCCGGGCAACCACCCATTGGCGGCATACCGAAACCTTGGCCCGCCGCTACCCCCGAGTGCACGTGCAGCCGGATGTCATCCATGTCCGCGACGGCCGGTACATCACCTCGGCGGGCATCACCGCGGGAATTGATCTGGCGCTGTCGCTGGTGGAGGAGGACCACGGGGCGGAGTCAGCCCGGGACATAGCCCGCGAGCTGGTCGTGTTCATGCAGCGCCCGGGCGGGCAGTCCCAGTTTTCCACGGCCCTTGCCATGCCTCCGGCCCGCAGCAGCCTGCTGCGGTCGCTGACCGCAGCAGTGCACGCCGATCCGACGGCCGAGCACACGCTGCCGGCAATGTCCGCGGCCGCAGCGGTCAGTGCCCGGCACCTGACCCGCCTGTTCCAGGCGGAGCTGGGCACCACGCCGGCCCGCTGGGTTGAACGGGTCCGCCTCGACCGGGCCCGGCAACTGGTGCTCGATGGCCACAGCATCACCGCAGCGGCCGAGCGCAGCGGGTTCGGCAGCGACGAAACCCTCCGCCGCGCTTTCGGCCGGTACCTGGGCATCACGCCGACCGAATACCGGACGCGCTTCGCCACCACCAAGCCGGCTATGCGAGTTCCGGGGTCCTTTGAGCGAGGGACTCGATGTGATTGA
- a CDS encoding site-specific integrase — protein MTVLIIDDPQTQGGTSAATAPLLSGALRARPADTDWPATMLDRAAALTRMRSRHAEASDHMSVPRQGSRWVLDWLGEHPGATWQEKWSATGVEAEGRSWRQIPLAWLRSLGRESPWDEEQFFRSLHIMLGADLIRPSLAWLSVAAFGAGSLARTMAAMRDPDGFAELRARCSADPKVAQAALTRNLYRAAALVSAKGGTIRDATPGDVLEVLDAEAAARGTNVGSTGLFYRLLHEMGSFGPAAPATLRHLRVAGQKTPEELIDQYQLSSRHIRDLLVAYLKERQPTLDYRSLTSIAYHLAGLFWADVERHHPGVDSLVLPTGVAGAWKRRLRTITRTATGPDGRKRNIEVERVNYRECLTPVRALYLDLAQWAVEDPARWARWVAPCPIGREEIDRRKSQRHRKSRMDARTRQRLPVLPVLVESVNRHRKDAAALLESANQAAPGTMFTAAGQTLMRVAPSRSAAAKIWAVDPDTGQRRDLGHEEEHAFWAFAAVEVLRATGIRVEELTELSHHSLVQYRLPTSGELVPLLQIAPSKTDTERLLVVSPELADVLSLIIRRVQDPKTGAVPLVEAYDQNERIWRPAAPVLFQRSVVGEQRAINPGLIRDLLTEALEQSGLTDPVTGEPLHVTPHDFRRLFITDAVLSGLPPHIAQVIAGHRDINTTMGYKAVYPTEAVDAHLAFLARRRSLRPSEEYRTPTNEEWEEFLGHFEKRKVATGTCGRAFGTPCIHEHACIRCPMLWPDPAQHGRLLEIRDNLLARIAEAEREGWLGEIEGLQVSLAGAEDKLAQAQRRRTGQPTVSLGWPSTKKS, from the coding sequence ATGACTGTCCTGATCATCGACGATCCCCAGACGCAAGGTGGTACGTCCGCCGCCACTGCGCCATTGCTGAGTGGGGCGCTTCGGGCCCGACCCGCCGATACCGACTGGCCCGCAACGATGCTGGACCGGGCGGCCGCCTTGACCCGCATGCGATCGCGGCATGCCGAGGCGAGCGATCACATGAGCGTCCCGCGTCAGGGCAGCCGATGGGTTCTCGACTGGCTCGGCGAACATCCGGGCGCGACCTGGCAGGAAAAGTGGTCGGCGACCGGCGTCGAAGCAGAGGGTCGATCCTGGCGGCAGATTCCCCTGGCCTGGCTGCGAAGCCTCGGCCGGGAGAGCCCATGGGATGAGGAGCAGTTCTTCCGTTCCCTCCACATCATGCTCGGCGCCGACCTGATCCGCCCCTCGCTTGCCTGGTTGAGCGTCGCGGCGTTCGGGGCGGGGTCACTGGCCCGGACGATGGCGGCCATGCGTGATCCCGACGGATTCGCCGAACTCCGGGCCCGGTGCTCAGCCGACCCGAAGGTCGCCCAGGCGGCGCTGACCCGTAACCTTTACCGCGCCGCGGCTTTGGTCTCGGCAAAGGGCGGGACGATCCGTGACGCCACCCCTGGTGACGTCTTGGAGGTGTTGGACGCCGAAGCCGCCGCGCGCGGCACCAATGTCGGCTCGACCGGCCTGTTCTACCGACTGCTGCACGAGATGGGGTCCTTCGGGCCCGCCGCACCAGCCACGTTGCGTCACTTGCGCGTCGCCGGACAGAAGACCCCTGAAGAGTTGATCGACCAGTACCAGCTCTCCTCCCGTCACATCCGCGATCTCTTGGTCGCCTACCTCAAGGAACGCCAGCCGACTCTCGACTACCGCAGCCTGACCTCGATCGCTTACCACCTGGCCGGCCTGTTCTGGGCCGACGTGGAGCGCCATCACCCCGGCGTTGACAGCCTGGTCCTCCCCACCGGGGTCGCCGGCGCCTGGAAGCGGCGGCTGCGCACCATCACCCGTACCGCCACCGGTCCCGACGGACGCAAGCGAAACATCGAAGTCGAGCGGGTCAACTACCGCGAATGCCTGACTCCTGTCCGTGCGCTCTACCTCGACTTGGCCCAGTGGGCCGTCGAGGACCCGGCCCGCTGGGCGCGCTGGGTTGCTCCCTGCCCGATCGGAAGGGAGGAGATCGACCGCCGCAAGTCCCAGCGGCACCGCAAGTCCCGCATGGACGCCCGCACGCGACAACGTCTGCCGGTACTGCCGGTCCTGGTCGAGAGCGTTAACCGGCACCGGAAGGACGCCGCCGCGCTGCTGGAATCGGCAAACCAGGCGGCCCCGGGAACGATGTTCACCGCGGCCGGTCAGACCCTGATGCGAGTGGCTCCATCACGATCGGCTGCCGCGAAGATCTGGGCAGTCGACCCCGACACTGGACAGCGGCGCGATCTGGGCCACGAGGAAGAGCACGCGTTCTGGGCCTTCGCCGCGGTCGAGGTCCTTCGTGCCACCGGGATCCGCGTCGAGGAACTAACCGAGTTGTCCCACCACAGCCTGGTCCAATACCGGCTGCCCACCAGCGGAGAGCTCGTTCCTTTGCTGCAGATCGCCCCATCCAAGACCGACACCGAGCGGCTGCTGGTGGTTAGTCCCGAACTGGCCGACGTCCTCAGCCTCATCATCCGCCGCGTCCAAGACCCCAAGACCGGAGCCGTTCCGCTAGTCGAGGCATACGACCAGAATGAGCGAATCTGGAGGCCAGCCGCACCAGTCCTGTTCCAGCGCAGCGTCGTGGGCGAGCAGCGGGCTATAAACCCAGGACTGATCCGCGATCTGCTCACCGAAGCCCTGGAGCAGTCGGGTCTGACGGACCCGGTCACGGGCGAGCCGCTGCACGTCACACCCCACGATTTCAGAAGGCTGTTCATCACGGACGCCGTCCTCAGTGGGCTGCCGCCGCACATCGCGCAGGTCATTGCCGGACACCGCGACATCAACACCACCATGGGCTACAAGGCTGTCTACCCCACCGAGGCAGTCGACGCCCACTTGGCGTTCCTCGCCCGCAGACGATCACTGCGGCCCAGCGAGGAGTACCGCACCCCCACCAACGAGGAATGGGAAGAGTTCCTCGGGCACTTCGAGAAACGCAAGGTCGCGACCGGGACCTGCGGGCGAGCCTTCGGAACCCCCTGCATCCACGAGCACGCCTGCATCCGCTGCCCGATGCTCTGGCCCGACCCTGCCCAACATGGCCGGCTCCTCGAGATCCGCGACAACCTCCTCGCCCGCATCGCCGAGGCCGAACGCGAAGGCTGGCTCGGCGAGATCGAGGGCCTACAAGTCAGTCTCGCCGGAGCCGAGGACAAACTCGCCCAAGCTCAACGGCGCCGCACCGGCCAACCGACCGTCTCGCTCGGATGGCCCTCCACCAAGAAAAGTTGA
- a CDS encoding tyrosine-type recombinase/integrase: MSAFFDELQAAGRSASTLRSYGMDLLRWFRFLWAIEVDWNRASRVDARDFARWMLVAGKPQRSHWRRPDESVRRWSKPVPYSPAVRAHSETVLRRFYDFHLETGAGPLLNPFPLERSRRGGRAHAHHNPMEPYRNERSGLFRPRLASRIPRSIPDEKFNEIFARLPSHRDRAMVAFYVSTGARASELLSALRSGVDPGRQVITVIRKGSGSSQELPASPDAFVWLRLYELEMQGRLPKGRSQPVWWTLREPYRPLTYHAVHRMFERAVRAAGSDATLHGLRHTAAYRMAEDPNLPLTDVQFVLGHALLTTTQIYLSPRKQEVIRRVLDHHEQQTRQAPRRAAPVPAPGYAPETLQVLFGGSRS, translated from the coding sequence GTGTCGGCGTTCTTCGATGAATTGCAGGCGGCGGGCAGATCGGCCTCGACGCTGCGTTCGTACGGGATGGACCTGCTGCGGTGGTTCCGCTTCCTCTGGGCGATCGAGGTCGACTGGAACCGGGCGAGCCGGGTCGATGCCCGTGACTTCGCCCGCTGGATGCTGGTGGCGGGCAAGCCGCAACGATCTCATTGGCGCAGGCCCGATGAGTCGGTGCGGCGTTGGTCGAAGCCGGTCCCGTATTCGCCGGCGGTCCGGGCGCACAGCGAGACGGTGCTGCGCCGGTTCTACGACTTCCATCTCGAGACCGGGGCTGGGCCACTGCTCAACCCGTTCCCGTTGGAGCGTTCACGGCGCGGGGGTCGGGCGCATGCCCATCACAATCCAATGGAGCCCTACCGGAACGAGCGGAGCGGCCTGTTCCGGCCGCGACTTGCCTCGAGGATCCCGCGCAGCATTCCTGACGAGAAGTTCAACGAGATCTTTGCTCGCCTGCCCTCACACCGGGATCGCGCGATGGTCGCTTTCTATGTCTCGACCGGGGCCCGGGCCTCGGAGCTACTGTCGGCCCTGCGCAGCGGCGTTGATCCGGGCCGGCAGGTGATCACGGTGATCCGTAAGGGCTCGGGTTCGAGTCAGGAACTGCCGGCTTCACCTGATGCGTTCGTCTGGTTGCGGCTCTATGAGCTCGAGATGCAAGGACGCCTGCCAAAAGGACGGTCGCAGCCGGTCTGGTGGACGCTGCGTGAGCCCTATCGTCCCCTGACTTACCATGCGGTGCACCGAATGTTCGAACGGGCGGTCCGCGCGGCGGGGAGCGATGCGACGCTCCACGGACTGCGGCATACTGCGGCCTACCGGATGGCTGAGGACCCGAATCTGCCATTGACCGATGTCCAGTTCGTGCTCGGGCACGCGCTGCTGACGACCACGCAGATCTACCTGAGTCCGCGGAAGCAGGAAGTGATCCGGCGCGTCTTGGACCACCACGAGCAACAGACCCGCCAAGCCCCGCGGCGGGCGGCTCCAGTTCCAGCGCCGGGCTATGCTCCCGAGACCCTGCAAGTCCTGTTCGGAGGGTCACGATCATGA
- a CDS encoding LuxR C-terminal-related transcriptional regulator produces the protein MFEEEARRALAYVARGVSVRIVGGPGSGKSTVLESIAAGLEKAGVTVYSLLGSRLLNETPFAGIGALGLDGRGQENGPLGVANVLAEQLAQRGPRAIVVDDIDELDKESAAVVDIVQRRTQRPLVVTMDDAPLGSGASVFTPARWPEATIRLSPLDYDQVNKLLAQTLGSPPDVDLTTAVLMKSGGNPRLVVRIAESAELSKQLILRDGQWTMCGNTLWNEYLQSTVQALLHGLSADERTALHTLSVLGPRPLGSLKPVVETDILDRLEMRGLVALTEDSGGAMWVGVSPHIVVDHFRDPHVRSSRRVLADRISREIDSPDRPVKTSPPELLAELIRDLRNEAGAGTAATQHFQDQLRDLEESQFDVWDSEKTMSNAAAFLKFYWGGPIDPSRIEQVFGETETAGADPADHFFFAMTRALWAIVSGGQLAAATGILQDIGQAHPDWKAEAQAFALYLEASFDRMPTNLDETLDGLGSHHPESGVLPVIRGILELYRFDAQAALRALDSADGFEIAASVEPFVRGLALHIAGHGEEALIFSLSQRAAARRRLDQFGFVASSYVAVLAMTQQGLSKEADRVMASVFALGRPGFLVNFLHDAMLRIAGLRVLASSGKNVPSLGIQARKDVADIGPLPGTGKAVYELVTRKYADPADFDQNAADLLEQQLDRGYITEAVYASLFMLSLYPGYKILETTQRLLQENGANTHAQFLAIAGAVRDRDHQLLKILLDQYEADSDLPAITRLLKSTLRRFLHKRHHGLAKTLQRITSVFEDRFPSQGEQLTLDTGGQPQGLTAREREIAILAGSQRTPEIAALLGISPRTVENHISRALGKTGTTTRQSLYEHARNAQTNDG, from the coding sequence GTGTTCGAAGAGGAAGCCCGACGGGCGCTTGCCTACGTGGCCCGCGGCGTCAGTGTTCGGATCGTCGGCGGCCCTGGTAGTGGAAAATCAACGGTCTTGGAGTCGATCGCCGCTGGCCTCGAAAAGGCCGGAGTCACTGTCTACAGCCTCTTGGGTTCGCGGCTCCTGAATGAGACCCCGTTCGCAGGGATTGGCGCACTCGGACTGGACGGGCGCGGGCAAGAGAATGGGCCGCTAGGAGTCGCGAACGTGCTCGCCGAACAGTTGGCGCAGCGAGGCCCGCGGGCCATCGTTGTTGACGATATCGATGAGCTCGACAAGGAATCAGCCGCGGTCGTTGACATTGTCCAGAGGCGGACCCAACGGCCGCTGGTGGTGACGATGGACGATGCCCCCCTGGGCTCAGGGGCCTCCGTGTTCACGCCTGCCCGATGGCCGGAGGCAACGATACGACTCAGTCCTCTTGATTACGATCAAGTCAACAAACTCCTGGCCCAGACGCTTGGGTCGCCGCCGGACGTGGATTTGACCACCGCCGTGCTCATGAAATCCGGAGGCAACCCGCGGCTCGTGGTCAGGATCGCCGAAAGCGCCGAGCTGAGCAAGCAGCTTATCCTCCGCGATGGACAGTGGACCATGTGCGGGAACACGCTCTGGAACGAATATCTCCAGAGCACCGTCCAGGCACTCCTTCATGGCCTCAGCGCCGATGAACGGACGGCTTTGCATACCCTGTCTGTGCTGGGTCCCCGGCCGCTGGGGTCCCTGAAGCCAGTAGTTGAGACAGATATCCTGGACAGGCTCGAAATGCGGGGGCTGGTTGCGCTCACCGAAGACAGCGGCGGAGCCATGTGGGTAGGAGTCAGTCCACACATTGTTGTCGACCATTTCCGTGACCCTCACGTGCGATCCTCCCGCAGGGTGCTGGCGGATCGGATTAGCCGGGAGATCGATTCCCCTGACCGGCCGGTAAAGACTTCCCCGCCTGAACTTCTGGCCGAACTGATCAGAGACCTGCGAAATGAAGCCGGCGCCGGTACGGCTGCGACGCAGCACTTCCAAGACCAGCTACGGGATCTGGAAGAGTCACAGTTCGACGTCTGGGACTCCGAAAAGACCATGTCCAACGCAGCAGCGTTCCTCAAGTTCTATTGGGGCGGCCCGATCGACCCCTCACGCATCGAACAAGTCTTCGGCGAAACTGAGACGGCCGGCGCTGATCCTGCCGACCATTTCTTCTTCGCCATGACCCGGGCGCTGTGGGCCATCGTCAGCGGCGGGCAATTAGCGGCCGCGACGGGCATACTCCAGGACATCGGCCAAGCTCACCCCGATTGGAAAGCAGAAGCCCAGGCGTTCGCGCTCTACCTCGAAGCGTCCTTCGACCGAATGCCCACAAACCTCGACGAAACCTTGGACGGGCTGGGCAGCCACCACCCCGAGAGCGGCGTTCTGCCGGTCATCCGGGGCATTCTGGAGCTCTACCGCTTCGATGCCCAGGCGGCCCTCCGGGCCCTTGACTCTGCGGACGGCTTCGAAATCGCCGCAAGCGTGGAACCCTTCGTCCGTGGACTCGCTCTCCATATTGCCGGCCACGGCGAGGAAGCACTGATCTTCTCCCTCAGCCAACGCGCTGCGGCGCGGCGCCGCCTTGATCAGTTCGGCTTCGTCGCGAGCAGCTACGTCGCGGTACTGGCCATGACGCAACAGGGACTCAGCAAGGAAGCTGACCGGGTGATGGCCAGTGTCTTCGCGCTCGGCCGGCCCGGCTTCCTGGTGAACTTCCTCCACGACGCCATGCTCAGAATCGCCGGCCTTCGCGTTTTGGCCAGCTCCGGTAAGAACGTCCCCTCGCTGGGGATTCAGGCACGCAAAGACGTCGCTGACATCGGCCCCCTGCCTGGAACCGGTAAAGCAGTCTATGAACTCGTTACCCGGAAATACGCCGATCCAGCCGACTTTGATCAAAACGCCGCGGACCTTCTGGAACAACAACTGGACCGCGGCTACATCACCGAAGCCGTGTATGCCTCATTGTTCATGTTGTCCCTCTATCCCGGATACAAGATCCTGGAGACCACCCAACGGCTACTGCAGGAAAACGGCGCGAACACCCATGCCCAGTTCCTCGCCATCGCCGGTGCCGTTCGTGACCGGGACCACCAACTACTGAAGATTCTCCTGGACCAATACGAAGCCGACTCCGACCTTCCCGCGATCACCAGGCTCCTGAAAAGCACATTAAGGCGCTTTCTCCACAAACGACACCATGGCTTGGCCAAGACCCTTCAGCGGATCACCTCAGTCTTCGAAGACCGCTTCCCGTCGCAAGGAGAACAACTGACCCTCGACACCGGAGGCCAACCCCAGGGCCTGACCGCCCGGGAAAGAGAAATCGCCATCCTGGCAGGCAGCCAACGCACCCCCGAAATCGCTGCCCTCCTGGGGATCAGCCCCCGGACCGTGGAAAACCACATCTCCAGGGCCCTTGGCAAGACCGGAACCACCACGCGCCAGTCCCTTTATGAGCACGCTCGAAACGCCCAAACAAATGACGGATGA
- a CDS encoding tyrosine-type recombinase/integrase, with translation MIRRHKESLGTIPLIRRWDPQEREHSEPLPFLFQHSRGPLRGVFSTSRIAKLLRTACTAAAEDRPEFEGLAFTPHDFRRIFATDLVNNGPPIHIGAALLGHANVQTTKGLRCRVR, from the coding sequence GTGATCCGCCGGCACAAGGAAAGTCTTGGGACCATCCCCTTGATTCGCCGTTGGGACCCACAGGAGCGGGAACACAGCGAGCCGCTTCCTTTCCTTTTCCAGCATTCCCGCGGGCCGCTGCGCGGAGTGTTCAGCACCAGCCGGATCGCAAAACTCCTGCGCACAGCCTGCACCGCGGCCGCCGAAGACCGGCCCGAATTTGAAGGGCTTGCATTCACCCCGCACGACTTCAGACGGATCTTCGCGACCGACCTGGTCAACAACGGCCCTCCGATCCACATCGGAGCCGCCCTGTTGGGGCACGCGAACGTGCAGACCACCAAAGGGCTACGTTGCCGTGTTCGATGA
- a CDS encoding HD domain-containing protein yields MAESIVGVDIPDSALAREATELVREVASPLLFDHSRRVFVFGSLRGRAQGLDFDPELLYVGAMFHDLGLTEKYRRTDQRFEIDGADEARRFLHSHGITGEAADRVWTGIALHTTPEIPLHMAPEIALVTRGVELDVLGIGYDAISDEQRAAVVAAHPRPDFKNRILEAFTEGIKNRPETTFGNVKADVLAHFVPGFQRGDFVEVIQGSDWSE; encoded by the coding sequence ATGGCTGAATCGATCGTGGGCGTGGATATTCCCGACAGCGCTTTGGCGCGGGAGGCGACCGAACTGGTACGCGAGGTTGCATCGCCGCTGCTGTTCGACCACTCCCGCCGGGTCTTCGTGTTCGGGTCGCTGCGCGGCCGCGCGCAGGGCCTGGATTTCGACCCGGAACTGCTGTACGTCGGGGCAATGTTTCATGACCTCGGCCTGACCGAAAAGTACCGCCGCACCGACCAGCGATTCGAGATCGACGGCGCAGACGAGGCCCGTCGGTTCCTGCACTCCCACGGGATCACCGGCGAGGCGGCCGACAGGGTCTGGACGGGTATCGCGCTGCACACCACCCCGGAGATTCCGCTGCACATGGCCCCCGAGATTGCCCTGGTGACCCGCGGGGTCGAACTGGATGTCCTGGGCATCGGTTACGATGCCATCTCCGACGAACAGCGTGCCGCCGTGGTCGCGGCACACCCCCGGCCGGACTTCAAGAACCGCATCCTTGAAGCATTCACCGAGGGCATCAAGAACCGGCCGGAAACCACGTTCGGCAACGTCAAGGCAGACGTGCTCGCCCACTTCGTCCCCGGATTCCAGCGCGGCGACTTCGTGGAAGTCATCCAGGGCTCCGACTGGTCGGAATAA
- a CDS encoding TetR/AcrR family transcriptional regulator, whose translation METKTPRAPAVYFTAKGQATRQRITEVAARLMFERGVAGTSLEDVFAEAGVSSSQIYHYFGDKHGLIRAVVQFQAKAALLCTDPLASTLDSFEALRAWARFHVEVQIERHCVGGCAFGSLVSQVTEIEPDTQADFSEGFQTWQGTIASGLAAMRDRGDLPATADPNDLAVSLFAALQGGLIMTQAQRNPRLLEIALDTALNHIESLAQRTPELA comes from the coding sequence ATGGAAACAAAGACCCCGCGGGCGCCTGCGGTCTATTTCACGGCCAAAGGCCAGGCGACACGACAGAGAATCACCGAGGTGGCCGCGCGCCTGATGTTCGAGCGCGGCGTGGCAGGCACGAGCCTGGAGGATGTGTTTGCCGAGGCGGGCGTGAGCTCTTCCCAGATCTACCACTACTTCGGCGACAAGCACGGACTCATTCGCGCCGTCGTCCAATTCCAAGCGAAGGCGGCCCTGCTCTGCACCGATCCCCTGGCCAGCACACTCGATTCCTTCGAGGCGCTCCGGGCATGGGCTCGCTTTCACGTCGAGGTGCAGATAGAACGCCACTGCGTGGGGGGTTGCGCCTTTGGTTCACTCGTCAGCCAGGTCACCGAGATCGAGCCGGACACGCAGGCCGACTTCAGCGAAGGCTTCCAGACGTGGCAGGGCACCATCGCGTCCGGTCTGGCCGCCATGCGGGATCGCGGGGACCTTCCGGCAACGGCCGATCCCAACGACCTGGCCGTCTCGCTGTTCGCCGCTCTGCAAGGCGGATTGATCATGACCCAGGCGCAACGGAACCCGAGACTGCTCGAGATCGCGCTCGATACCGCGCTCAATCACATCGAGTCCCTCGCTCAAAGGACCCCGGAACTCGCATAG
- a CDS encoding YciI family protein, whose protein sequence is MIDENGPHYFVSFQTPGPKWVKGVKYNGQPDFLDHVGYMTKLQESGRTVLSGPFMEKAGGLNGVLEDGGMTIFKAADLDEATKISADDPSVKSGMLNVVVKMIWVPFHS, encoded by the coding sequence ATGATTGACGAAAACGGCCCCCACTATTTTGTCTCGTTCCAAACGCCGGGCCCGAAATGGGTCAAGGGAGTGAAGTACAACGGGCAGCCCGACTTCCTGGATCATGTCGGCTACATGACCAAGTTGCAGGAGAGCGGCCGGACCGTCCTCAGCGGCCCGTTTATGGAGAAGGCAGGCGGCCTCAACGGCGTGCTGGAGGACGGTGGCATGACAATCTTCAAGGCCGCAGATCTCGATGAAGCGACCAAAATCAGCGCGGACGATCCGAGTGTGAAGTCGGGCATGCTGAACGTGGTCGTGAAGATGATCTGGGTGCCCTTTCACTCGTGA
- a CDS encoding EthD domain-containing protein, protein MIKMNVFLTRRADLTREEFNEYWTNTHTPLLAAMPANAENARKYVQFHSTGEQIPGLPSASYDGIAEVWVDDLAGAKALFVNDYYDTVIAGSAATFTDTDALTRRTGQTIVRLTAEELPHE, encoded by the coding sequence ATGATCAAGATGAACGTGTTCCTCACCCGCCGAGCAGACCTCACGCGCGAGGAATTCAACGAATACTGGACGAACACCCACACCCCGCTCCTCGCGGCGATGCCGGCGAACGCCGAGAATGCCCGCAAATACGTACAGTTCCACAGCACCGGCGAGCAGATCCCTGGCCTGCCGTCCGCCTCATACGACGGGATTGCCGAAGTCTGGGTCGACGACCTTGCCGGGGCCAAAGCACTCTTCGTCAACGACTACTACGACACGGTCATCGCCGGTTCAGCGGCGACGTTCACTGACACCGACGCGCTCACAAGGCGCACCGGTCAGACGATAGTTCGTCTGACGGCGGAGGAGTTGCCTCATGAGTAG
- the istB gene encoding IS21-like element helper ATPase IstB, producing MSPVTTTNTTAPALPADLEALMRQLKMPHARALAPELIATARAQRWEPAEVIKALFTEETAGRARSMLATRRKAAGFPTGKTFDAWDPAASSIPAPTQQALRTLEWITRRENLVVCGPSGTGKTFFLEALGQQAVEAGMRVAWFRLEDLGALIRAHRTDDSVTRAVTRILRAELVVIDDIGLLPVATDAAEGLYRVVDAAYEKRSVAISSNLHPAGFDELMPKTLATATVDRLLHHAHVCQTSGDSIRLTQALAGKGVTQLN from the coding sequence ATGAGCCCGGTCACCACCACGAACACCACCGCCCCGGCACTGCCGGCAGACCTCGAAGCGCTCATGCGCCAGCTGAAGATGCCCCACGCCCGGGCCCTCGCCCCGGAACTCATCGCCACCGCACGAGCCCAGCGCTGGGAACCGGCCGAGGTCATCAAGGCCCTGTTCACCGAAGAAACAGCCGGCCGGGCCCGGTCCATGCTCGCCACCCGCCGCAAAGCAGCAGGCTTCCCCACGGGTAAAACATTCGACGCCTGGGACCCCGCAGCCTCCTCGATCCCGGCCCCGACCCAGCAGGCACTGCGGACGCTGGAATGGATCACCCGGCGGGAAAACCTCGTCGTCTGCGGACCCTCCGGGACCGGGAAAACGTTCTTCCTCGAAGCCCTCGGCCAACAGGCCGTCGAAGCCGGGATGCGCGTGGCGTGGTTCCGGCTCGAGGACCTCGGAGCCCTGATCCGGGCCCACCGCACCGATGACAGCGTCACCCGCGCGGTCACCAGAATCCTCCGCGCCGAACTCGTGGTGATCGATGACATCGGCCTGCTACCCGTGGCCACCGACGCCGCCGAAGGCCTCTACCGGGTCGTGGACGCCGCCTACGAAAAACGCTCCGTCGCGATCAGCTCGAACCTGCACCCGGCCGGCTTCGACGAGCTCATGCCCAAAACCCTCGCCACGGCCACCGTGGACCGGCTCCTGCACCACGCCCACGTCTGCCAAACCAGCGGTGACTCCATCCGCCTCACCCAGGCCCTCGCCGGAAAAGGAGTCACCCAACTGAACTAA